A region from the Vespula pensylvanica isolate Volc-1 chromosome 9, ASM1446617v1, whole genome shotgun sequence genome encodes:
- the LOC122631507 gene encoding lisH domain-containing protein ARMC9 isoform X5, with translation MCNDGSSDHDCQQLKKGFYRNFFEPDQTNTNEFLLNRNFNSTAGKLIEEANKVVVKNLEDSIIMNKSFVMGPSKQILLSYKFGNAIKFFELWNKYIPDRMKTCKEYKILTLKLHVYFVILPKSMLILIQQKNHNKDKNTPAAASTKEDSSFLEIEKHTTKLEKDFNKNMTRLQQYLNTDGKELKYETQLRAFFALPYIEDPLSDPLFREILNKSWTEKLSIHLQEFIAKYVQDSEKNEEIMDNYIESSKMSEIDITTSTIPCKISNTDNSEKIVTKNNVPIKPNDRDVPDFLEDKSEEQLNISYERKYNMESKGTQTQNNLIKDYPQYYLVENTDHQNIYRYNPKLIPYNQELALTKSHLYNLHSNHKKLKSRFHKLHGDYHKLLSIAAELTAVLENSVKGQPVDLQGMLESCMKIFPDLFNQNIRDEFQVKVQQSNDTNKRDIMQPNFNIINISPKLLDFKKIKLHLINGNVKTKLLLLQALRWKITLSQPGERDEAIHEYISRDLLGLHGQIASDNGRSILPYLLTPENVPMPHPLQQSAARLLNTFASLQCGRDYLSMDSSIVRVIFNCLNDNYHDGIDSLTYDMTLSTLQKLSLRKQQRLYMIDSGLLEWLVYHLHNESNTMSFYRLKYATALLMNLSLHKQAQIRISTTASLLISTLIMLLAVDHPSVSPYVNGALNNFLVNDQINNEAKHVNLSSILEQLCKNKIGEMRKYLEHILKVHKRECTIDIEDEAISDNDNEEFDVLENELEEDDPVKNHKAELYGEVLLSTCYMITPDLFQKESIVIDKVLAKSSDTKLLPVQSNKKHNQSCSNTSLTLLEHVPRESSTMTISSSMTLESAQENKKGIT, from the exons ATGTGTAATGATGGATCAAGTGATCATGATTGTCAGCAACtaaaaaaaggattttatagaaatttcttcgaaCCCGATCAAACAAATACTAATGAg tttcttcTAAATCGTAATTTTAATAGTACTGCGggaaaattaatcgaagaaGCCAATAAAGTTGTTGTTAAAAATTTAGAGGATTCTATAATCATGAACAAATCTTTTGTTATGGGACcaagtaaacaaattttactgAGCTACAAATTTGGAAATgctataaaattttttgaa ttatGGAACAAATATATACCAGATCGTATGAAAACATGTAAAGAGTACAAAATCTTAACGCTTaaattacatgtatattttgTCATTTTACCTAAATCTATGTTAATTTTAATCCaacaaaaaaatcataataaag acaAAAACACACCTGCAGCAGCCTCTACTAAAGaggattcttctttcttagaaatagag AAGCATACAACCAAActtgaaaaagattttaacaaaaatatgacAAGGCTACAACAATATTTGAATACAGATggtaaagaattaaaatatgaaactcAATTAAGAGCATTCTTTGCATTACCTTATATAGAAGATCCATTGTCTGATCCATTATTTCGTGAAATACTTAATAAGTCTTGGacagaaaaattatctatacATTTGCAAGAATTTATTGCAAAGTATGTACAG gatagtgaaaagaatgaagaaattatGGATAATTACATTGAATCAAGTAAGATGTCTGAGATTGATATAACTACTTCAACAATTCCttgtaaaatatctaatacaGATAATTCAGAAAAAATTGTTACCAAAAATAATGTACCAATTAAGCCGAATGACAGAGATGTACCTGACTTTTTAGAAGATAAAAGTGAAGAACaacttaatatttcttatgaaagaaaatataatatggaATCAAA AGGTACACAGACacagaataatttaataaaagattatccACAGTATTATTTAGTAGAAAACACAGatcatcaaaatatttatagatacaaTCCAAAATTAATACCATATAATCAAGAATTAGCATTAACAAAATCCCATTTATATAATCTTCATtctaatcataaaaaattaaaatctcgATTTCATAAATTACATGGAGATTATCATAAACTTCTAAGTATAGCTGCAGAGTTAACAGCAGTTCTTGAAAATTCAGTAAAAGGTCAACCTGTTGATCTACAAGGAATGTTAGAATCTTGTATGAAGATATTTCcagatttatttaatcaaaacaTAAGAGATGAATTTCAA gtaAAAGTACAACAGTCCAATGATACAAATAAACGAGATATTATGCAGcctaattttaatatcattaatatatcaccaaagttattagattttaaaaagattaaattacatttaataaatgGAAATGTAAAGACAAAATTACTTCTCTTGCAAGCATTACGATGG aaaattacttTAAGTCAACCTGGAGAACGTGATGAAGCTATACACGAATATATAAGTAGAGATTTATTAGGATTACATGGTCAGATTGCCAGTGATAATGGAAGATCAATTTTACCGTATTTATTAACACCAGAAAATGTTCCAATGCCACATCCATTGCAACAATCTGCAGCTAGATTGTTAAATACTTTTGCTTCCTTACAATGTGGTAGAGATTATTTATCCATGGATTCATCTATAGTTAGGGTG ATATTTAATTGCCTCAATGACAACTACCACGATGGAATAGATTCTCTCACTTATGACATGACACTGTCtactttacaaaaattatcattGCGCAAGCAGCAAAGACTATATATGATAGATAGTGGACTGCTGGAATGGTTGGTTTATCATCTACATAATGAAAGTAATACAATGAgtttttatagattaaaataTGCAACAGCTCTTTTGATGAATTTATCATTGCATAAACAAGCTCAGATTAGAATATCTACAACAGCATCATTACTTATATCAACTCTTATAATGCTTCTGGCAGTTGATCATCCTTCT gtATCACCATATGTTAATGGagcattaaataattttcttgtaaatgatcaaataaataatgaagcaAAACATGTAAATCTTTCATCTATATTAGAACAATtatgtaagaataaaattggAGAAATGAG gAAATATCTGGAACACATTTTGAAAGTACACAAACGTGAATGTACTATTGACATTGAAGATGAAGCAATTTCAGATAATGATAAT gAAGAATTTGATGTATTGGAAAATGAATTAGAGGAGGATGATCCTGTTAAAAATCATAAAGCAGAGTTATATGGGGAAGTATTGTTGTCAACATGTTACATGATTACACCAGATTTATTTCAGAAAGAATCTATAGTTATTGATAAAGTCTTGGCAAAATCCTCTGATACAAAATTACTGCCTGTACAAAGCAATAAGAAACATAATCAGTCTTGTAGTAATACTAGTTTGACATTACTTGAACATGTTCCAAG agaaagtAGTACAATGACAATATCATCTTCAATGACTTTAGAATCTgcacaagaaaataaaaaag GAATAACATAA
- the LOC122631507 gene encoding lisH domain-containing protein ARMC9 isoform X7, giving the protein MCNDGSSDHDCQQLKKGFYRNFFEPDQTNTNEFLLNRNFNSTAGKLIEEANKVVVKNLEDSIIMNKSFVMGPSKQILLSYKFGNAIKFFELWNKYIPDRMKTCKEYKILTLKLHVYFVILPKSMLILIQQKNHNKDKNTPAAASTKEDSSFLEIEKHTTKLEKDFNKNMTRLQQYLNTDGKELKYETQLRAFFALPYIEDPLSDPLFREILNKSWTEKLSIHLQEFIAKYVQDSEKNEEIMDNYIESSKMSEIDITTSTIPCKISNTDNSEKIVTKNNVPIKPNDRDVPDFLEDKSEEQLNISYERKYNMESKGTQTQNNLIKDYPQYYLVENTDHQNIYRYNPKLIPYNQELALTKSHLYNLHSNHKKLKSRFHKLHGDYHKLLSIAAELTAVLENSVKGQPVDLQGMLESCMKIFPDLFNQNIRDEFQVKVQQSNDTNKRDIMQPNFNIINISPKLLDFKKIKLHLINGNVKTKLLLLQALRWKITLSQPGERDEAIHEYISRDLLGLHGQIASDNGRSILPYLLTPENVPMPHPLQQSAARLLNTFASLQCGRDYLSMDSSIVRVKLQCNKCVRYLIASMTTTTME; this is encoded by the exons ATGTGTAATGATGGATCAAGTGATCATGATTGTCAGCAACtaaaaaaaggattttatagaaatttcttcgaaCCCGATCAAACAAATACTAATGAg tttcttcTAAATCGTAATTTTAATAGTACTGCGggaaaattaatcgaagaaGCCAATAAAGTTGTTGTTAAAAATTTAGAGGATTCTATAATCATGAACAAATCTTTTGTTATGGGACcaagtaaacaaattttactgAGCTACAAATTTGGAAATgctataaaattttttgaa ttatGGAACAAATATATACCAGATCGTATGAAAACATGTAAAGAGTACAAAATCTTAACGCTTaaattacatgtatattttgTCATTTTACCTAAATCTATGTTAATTTTAATCCaacaaaaaaatcataataaag acaAAAACACACCTGCAGCAGCCTCTACTAAAGaggattcttctttcttagaaatagag AAGCATACAACCAAActtgaaaaagattttaacaaaaatatgacAAGGCTACAACAATATTTGAATACAGATggtaaagaattaaaatatgaaactcAATTAAGAGCATTCTTTGCATTACCTTATATAGAAGATCCATTGTCTGATCCATTATTTCGTGAAATACTTAATAAGTCTTGGacagaaaaattatctatacATTTGCAAGAATTTATTGCAAAGTATGTACAG gatagtgaaaagaatgaagaaattatGGATAATTACATTGAATCAAGTAAGATGTCTGAGATTGATATAACTACTTCAACAATTCCttgtaaaatatctaatacaGATAATTCAGAAAAAATTGTTACCAAAAATAATGTACCAATTAAGCCGAATGACAGAGATGTACCTGACTTTTTAGAAGATAAAAGTGAAGAACaacttaatatttcttatgaaagaaaatataatatggaATCAAA AGGTACACAGACacagaataatttaataaaagattatccACAGTATTATTTAGTAGAAAACACAGatcatcaaaatatttatagatacaaTCCAAAATTAATACCATATAATCAAGAATTAGCATTAACAAAATCCCATTTATATAATCTTCATtctaatcataaaaaattaaaatctcgATTTCATAAATTACATGGAGATTATCATAAACTTCTAAGTATAGCTGCAGAGTTAACAGCAGTTCTTGAAAATTCAGTAAAAGGTCAACCTGTTGATCTACAAGGAATGTTAGAATCTTGTATGAAGATATTTCcagatttatttaatcaaaacaTAAGAGATGAATTTCAA gtaAAAGTACAACAGTCCAATGATACAAATAAACGAGATATTATGCAGcctaattttaatatcattaatatatcaccaaagttattagattttaaaaagattaaattacatttaataaatgGAAATGTAAAGACAAAATTACTTCTCTTGCAAGCATTACGATGG aaaattacttTAAGTCAACCTGGAGAACGTGATGAAGCTATACACGAATATATAAGTAGAGATTTATTAGGATTACATGGTCAGATTGCCAGTGATAATGGAAGATCAATTTTACCGTATTTATTAACACCAGAAAATGTTCCAATGCCACATCCATTGCAACAATCTGCAGCTAGATTGTTAAATACTTTTGCTTCCTTACAATGTGGTAGAGATTATTTATCCATGGATTCATCTATAGTTAGGGTG AAGTTACAATGTAATAAATGTGTTAGATATTTAATTGCCTCAATGACAACTACCACGATGGAATAG
- the LOC122631507 gene encoding lisH domain-containing protein ARMC9 isoform X6, which yields MCNDGSSDHDCQQLKKGFYRNFFEPDQTNTNEFLLNRNFNSTAGKLIEEANKVVVKNLEDSIIMNKSFVMGPSKQILLSYKFGNAIKFFELWNKYIPDRMKTCKEYKILTLKLHVYFVILPKSMLILIQQKNHNKDKNTPAAASTKEDSSFLEIEKHTTKLEKDFNKNMTRLQQYLNTDGKELKYETQLRAFFALPYIEDPLSDPLFREILNKSWTEKLSIHLQEFIAKYVQDSEKNEEIMDNYIESSKMSEIDITTSTIPCKISNTDNSEKIVTKNNVPIKPNDRDVPDFLEDKSEEQLNISYERKYNMESKGTQTQNNLIKDYPQYYLVENTDHQNIYRYNPKLIPYNQELALTKSHLYNLHSNHKKLKSRFHKLHGDYHKLLSIAAELTAVLENSVKGQPVDLQGMLESCMKIFPDLFNQNIRDEFQVKVQQSNDTNKRDIMQPNFNIINISPKLLDFKKIKLHLINGNVKTKLLLLQALRWKITLSQPGERDEAIHEYISRDLLGLHGQIASDNGRSILPYLLTPENVPMPHPLQQSAARLLNTFASLQCGRDYLSMDSSIVRVIFNCLNDNYHDGIDSLTYDMTLSTLQKLSLRKQQRLYMIDSGLLEWLVYHLHNESNTMSFYRLKYATALLMNLSLHKQAQIRISTTASLLISTLIMLLAVDHPSVSPYVNGALNNFLVNDQINNEAKHVNLSSILEQL from the exons ATGTGTAATGATGGATCAAGTGATCATGATTGTCAGCAACtaaaaaaaggattttatagaaatttcttcgaaCCCGATCAAACAAATACTAATGAg tttcttcTAAATCGTAATTTTAATAGTACTGCGggaaaattaatcgaagaaGCCAATAAAGTTGTTGTTAAAAATTTAGAGGATTCTATAATCATGAACAAATCTTTTGTTATGGGACcaagtaaacaaattttactgAGCTACAAATTTGGAAATgctataaaattttttgaa ttatGGAACAAATATATACCAGATCGTATGAAAACATGTAAAGAGTACAAAATCTTAACGCTTaaattacatgtatattttgTCATTTTACCTAAATCTATGTTAATTTTAATCCaacaaaaaaatcataataaag acaAAAACACACCTGCAGCAGCCTCTACTAAAGaggattcttctttcttagaaatagag AAGCATACAACCAAActtgaaaaagattttaacaaaaatatgacAAGGCTACAACAATATTTGAATACAGATggtaaagaattaaaatatgaaactcAATTAAGAGCATTCTTTGCATTACCTTATATAGAAGATCCATTGTCTGATCCATTATTTCGTGAAATACTTAATAAGTCTTGGacagaaaaattatctatacATTTGCAAGAATTTATTGCAAAGTATGTACAG gatagtgaaaagaatgaagaaattatGGATAATTACATTGAATCAAGTAAGATGTCTGAGATTGATATAACTACTTCAACAATTCCttgtaaaatatctaatacaGATAATTCAGAAAAAATTGTTACCAAAAATAATGTACCAATTAAGCCGAATGACAGAGATGTACCTGACTTTTTAGAAGATAAAAGTGAAGAACaacttaatatttcttatgaaagaaaatataatatggaATCAAA AGGTACACAGACacagaataatttaataaaagattatccACAGTATTATTTAGTAGAAAACACAGatcatcaaaatatttatagatacaaTCCAAAATTAATACCATATAATCAAGAATTAGCATTAACAAAATCCCATTTATATAATCTTCATtctaatcataaaaaattaaaatctcgATTTCATAAATTACATGGAGATTATCATAAACTTCTAAGTATAGCTGCAGAGTTAACAGCAGTTCTTGAAAATTCAGTAAAAGGTCAACCTGTTGATCTACAAGGAATGTTAGAATCTTGTATGAAGATATTTCcagatttatttaatcaaaacaTAAGAGATGAATTTCAA gtaAAAGTACAACAGTCCAATGATACAAATAAACGAGATATTATGCAGcctaattttaatatcattaatatatcaccaaagttattagattttaaaaagattaaattacatttaataaatgGAAATGTAAAGACAAAATTACTTCTCTTGCAAGCATTACGATGG aaaattacttTAAGTCAACCTGGAGAACGTGATGAAGCTATACACGAATATATAAGTAGAGATTTATTAGGATTACATGGTCAGATTGCCAGTGATAATGGAAGATCAATTTTACCGTATTTATTAACACCAGAAAATGTTCCAATGCCACATCCATTGCAACAATCTGCAGCTAGATTGTTAAATACTTTTGCTTCCTTACAATGTGGTAGAGATTATTTATCCATGGATTCATCTATAGTTAGGGTG ATATTTAATTGCCTCAATGACAACTACCACGATGGAATAGATTCTCTCACTTATGACATGACACTGTCtactttacaaaaattatcattGCGCAAGCAGCAAAGACTATATATGATAGATAGTGGACTGCTGGAATGGTTGGTTTATCATCTACATAATGAAAGTAATACAATGAgtttttatagattaaaataTGCAACAGCTCTTTTGATGAATTTATCATTGCATAAACAAGCTCAGATTAGAATATCTACAACAGCATCATTACTTATATCAACTCTTATAATGCTTCTGGCAGTTGATCATCCTTCT gtATCACCATATGTTAATGGagcattaaataattttcttgtaaatgatcaaataaataatgaagcaAAACATGTAAATCTTTCATCTATATTAGAACAATtat gA
- the LOC122631507 gene encoding lisH domain-containing protein ARMC9 isoform X2, with protein sequence MCNDGSSDHDCQQLKKGFYRNFFEPDQTNTNEFLLNRNFNSTAGKLIEEANKVVVKNLEDSIIMNKSFVMGPSKQILLSYKFGNAIKFFELWNKYIPDRMKTCKEYKILTLKLHVYFVILPKSMLILIQQKNHNKDKNTPAAASTKEDSSFLEIEKHTTKLEKDFNKNMTRLQQYLNTDGKELKYETQLRAFFALPYIEDPLSDPLFREILNKSWTEKLSIHLQEFIAKYVQDSEKNEEIMDNYIESSKMSEIDITTSTIPCKISNTDNSEKIVTKNNVPIKPNDRDVPDFLEDKSEEQLNISYERKYNMESKGTQTQNNLIKDYPQYYLVENTDHQNIYRYNPKLIPYNQELALTKSHLYNLHSNHKKLKSRFHKLHGDYHKLLSIAAELTAVLENSVKGQPVDLQGMLESCMKIFPDLFNQNIRDEFQVKVQQSNDTNKRDIMQPNFNIINISPKLLDFKKIKLHLINGNVKTKLLLLQALRWKITLSQPGERDEAIHEYISRDLLGLHGQIASDNGRSILPYLLTPENVPMPHPLQQSAARLLNTFASLQCGRDYLSMDSSIVRVIFNCLNDNYHDGIDSLTYDMTLSTLQKLSLRKQQRLYMIDSGLLEWLVYHLHNESNTMSFYRLKYATALLMNLSLHKQAQIRISTTASLLISTLIMLLAVDHPSVSPYVNGALNNFLVNDQINNEAKHVNLSSILEQLCKNKIGEMRKYLEHILKVHKRECTIDIEDEAISDNDNEEFDVLENELEEDDPVKNHKAELYGEVLLSTCYMITPDLFQKESIVIDKVLAKSSDTKLLPVQSNKKHNQSCSNTSLTLLEHVPRSTWKEKREKSKDKLVNQNNSMLKLSKSKIIPNKKRTNNFDNTSQTIQLSSESNMICYKHTEKIVSDNVSNNLGENMTNLACVSKKHNTVNVQYAEEEKQNDKGLTNPNSKKMSTFKQNYLKKTVTDDLTVYLYENQTSKESSTMTISSSMTLESAQENKKGIT encoded by the exons ATGTGTAATGATGGATCAAGTGATCATGATTGTCAGCAACtaaaaaaaggattttatagaaatttcttcgaaCCCGATCAAACAAATACTAATGAg tttcttcTAAATCGTAATTTTAATAGTACTGCGggaaaattaatcgaagaaGCCAATAAAGTTGTTGTTAAAAATTTAGAGGATTCTATAATCATGAACAAATCTTTTGTTATGGGACcaagtaaacaaattttactgAGCTACAAATTTGGAAATgctataaaattttttgaa ttatGGAACAAATATATACCAGATCGTATGAAAACATGTAAAGAGTACAAAATCTTAACGCTTaaattacatgtatattttgTCATTTTACCTAAATCTATGTTAATTTTAATCCaacaaaaaaatcataataaag acaAAAACACACCTGCAGCAGCCTCTACTAAAGaggattcttctttcttagaaatagag AAGCATACAACCAAActtgaaaaagattttaacaaaaatatgacAAGGCTACAACAATATTTGAATACAGATggtaaagaattaaaatatgaaactcAATTAAGAGCATTCTTTGCATTACCTTATATAGAAGATCCATTGTCTGATCCATTATTTCGTGAAATACTTAATAAGTCTTGGacagaaaaattatctatacATTTGCAAGAATTTATTGCAAAGTATGTACAG gatagtgaaaagaatgaagaaattatGGATAATTACATTGAATCAAGTAAGATGTCTGAGATTGATATAACTACTTCAACAATTCCttgtaaaatatctaatacaGATAATTCAGAAAAAATTGTTACCAAAAATAATGTACCAATTAAGCCGAATGACAGAGATGTACCTGACTTTTTAGAAGATAAAAGTGAAGAACaacttaatatttcttatgaaagaaaatataatatggaATCAAA AGGTACACAGACacagaataatttaataaaagattatccACAGTATTATTTAGTAGAAAACACAGatcatcaaaatatttatagatacaaTCCAAAATTAATACCATATAATCAAGAATTAGCATTAACAAAATCCCATTTATATAATCTTCATtctaatcataaaaaattaaaatctcgATTTCATAAATTACATGGAGATTATCATAAACTTCTAAGTATAGCTGCAGAGTTAACAGCAGTTCTTGAAAATTCAGTAAAAGGTCAACCTGTTGATCTACAAGGAATGTTAGAATCTTGTATGAAGATATTTCcagatttatttaatcaaaacaTAAGAGATGAATTTCAA gtaAAAGTACAACAGTCCAATGATACAAATAAACGAGATATTATGCAGcctaattttaatatcattaatatatcaccaaagttattagattttaaaaagattaaattacatttaataaatgGAAATGTAAAGACAAAATTACTTCTCTTGCAAGCATTACGATGG aaaattacttTAAGTCAACCTGGAGAACGTGATGAAGCTATACACGAATATATAAGTAGAGATTTATTAGGATTACATGGTCAGATTGCCAGTGATAATGGAAGATCAATTTTACCGTATTTATTAACACCAGAAAATGTTCCAATGCCACATCCATTGCAACAATCTGCAGCTAGATTGTTAAATACTTTTGCTTCCTTACAATGTGGTAGAGATTATTTATCCATGGATTCATCTATAGTTAGGGTG ATATTTAATTGCCTCAATGACAACTACCACGATGGAATAGATTCTCTCACTTATGACATGACACTGTCtactttacaaaaattatcattGCGCAAGCAGCAAAGACTATATATGATAGATAGTGGACTGCTGGAATGGTTGGTTTATCATCTACATAATGAAAGTAATACAATGAgtttttatagattaaaataTGCAACAGCTCTTTTGATGAATTTATCATTGCATAAACAAGCTCAGATTAGAATATCTACAACAGCATCATTACTTATATCAACTCTTATAATGCTTCTGGCAGTTGATCATCCTTCT gtATCACCATATGTTAATGGagcattaaataattttcttgtaaatgatcaaataaataatgaagcaAAACATGTAAATCTTTCATCTATATTAGAACAATtatgtaagaataaaattggAGAAATGAG gAAATATCTGGAACACATTTTGAAAGTACACAAACGTGAATGTACTATTGACATTGAAGATGAAGCAATTTCAGATAATGATAAT gAAGAATTTGATGTATTGGAAAATGAATTAGAGGAGGATGATCCTGTTAAAAATCATAAAGCAGAGTTATATGGGGAAGTATTGTTGTCAACATGTTACATGATTACACCAGATTTATTTCAGAAAGAATCTATAGTTATTGATAAAGTCTTGGCAAAATCCTCTGATACAAAATTACTGCCTGTACAAAGCAATAAGAAACATAATCAGTCTTGTAGTAATACTAGTTTGACATTACTTGAACATGTTCCAAG atccacatggaaagaaaaaagagaaaaaagcaaagataAATTagttaatcaaaataatagtATGTTGAAATTATCTAAAAGCAAAATAATCCCAAATAAAAAACgtacaaataattttgacaATACTTCACAAACAATACAATTGTCTAGTGAATCTAATatgatttgttataaacataCTGAAAAAATTGTGTCAGATAATGTATCAAACAATCTTGGTGAAAATATGACAAATTTAGCTTGTGTATCTAAAAAACATAATACAGTGAATGTACAATatgcagaagaagaaaaacaaaatgacaAAGGATTGACTAATccaaattctaaaaaaatgaGCACATTTaagcaaaattatttaaagaaaactgTGACCGATGATCTtacagtatatttatatgaaaatcaaaCTTCCAA agaaagtAGTACAATGACAATATCATCTTCAATGACTTTAGAATCTgcacaagaaaataaaaaag GAATAACATAA